A segment of the Chitinophagaceae bacterium genome:
TAATACATAATGTCCTTCGAGATTTATCTCCTTTCCACCTTCTTTTAACTTGGGCCTGTTGTTAGGATTGATGGCTACTCCCGGATTTCCCACATTGGCAACTTGTAGAATTCGGTTCTTGTCAATTACACTATGAACCGGACCCATTGCCGGAGTACCAGTACCGTTAATCATGATTACTCCCCGTAAAATGAGTTGTGTATACGAACCATCACCTTCATTTTTCAAAGGAGCTTTAGGGATTTGTGCAAATGAGGAAATACAAATAAAGACAGCTGCTAATGCAAAAGAAATTATTCTCATATCAGATTGGTTATACCGAAATTTACAAAGAATAAGTTGATTCAATTTCATCTTTTATTACAGGTATATGAAAATTCAGTTCTGGACGGTAGGCAAAGCACATGAACCTTATATAAAAACAGGTGTGGAAGAATTCACAAAACGCATCTCTAAATACTATCCGGTTGAATGGACCATTATTCCTTTGCCCAAAAATTCAGGTATGCTGAGTGAAGCCGACCTGAAAAAGAAAGAAGGTGAAATGATTCTTGACTGGCTGCAGAAAGAAGACTACCTTATTGCTTTAGATGAAAGAGGAAAACAATTGAGCAGTGAAGGACTTGCCGACTTTATTATGAAGAGAAGCAATGAAAGTATAAAGAATCTTGTGTTCCTGATTGGTGGTGCTTATGGCATTGATGAAGCAGTGATGAAAAGAGCCAACTTTAAATGGAGCTTATCGCAGCTGGTTTTTCCGCATCAGCTGGTGCGGTTGATCCTTGCTGAACAGGTATACCGTGCCTGCAGCATTAACAGGAATGAAAAATATCATCATAGTTAAAAAATGTACGAAGTACGATGTCAGATGTACGAACTGCCAATTCATCTGCCCGCAACTTTGTAAGAATTCTTTTAATTTTTCTTTTTAAAATTTAGCATCTACATTTAAACCATGGAATTTACAATTACACTTGCTATTATTGCTATTACCTGTATTATTTCGTTCACTGCTTTCAACAGTGAAAAAATCATCAACGACCTCATCTTCTGGCCGCCGATGATCAAAAATAAAAATCAGTATTACCGTTTTATTACTTCTGGTTTTATTCATGCAGATATTCCACATCTTGCGTTTAATATGATTACTCTGTATTTCTTTGGCAGGGCCATGGAACTATTCTTTATTGCAAAGATCGGCAAGCTTGGTTTCATATTTTTTTACCTGGCCGGGATTATTGTTTCTGAAATTCCATCCTATATCAGGCATCATAACAATTACAGTTACAGAAGTCTTGGTGCATCAGGAGCAGTTACCGCCGTCTTATTTTCATTTATCTTATTAGCTCCATGGCAAACCTTATATGTTTTCTTTTTGCCATTACCGGCAATTGTTTTTGCACTTCTTTATGTTGGGTATACATTTTACATGGACAGACGTGGCGGAGATAACATCAACCACAGTGCACATTTATGGGGAGCTGTTTGGGGGGTAGTATTTACAATATTGATGGAGCCAAGTGTTGTTGAGCGGATAAAAATAATCTCCTGTCTTCCATTTTCGGAGCAACAACGGAAATGTAATTTTATCTGCATCAAGCATAGCCATATCATTGGATGTGCTTAACTCTGTATTAGCAGCAATTGATTTTTTGATGGATAAACTTCCGGCTTCAAACAAAACCGATCCATCTTTTTCTTCAATAACAATTGTTGCAGATTCTGTTGATTGCACAGGCGTAATAATAAACCAATGCCTGTTTTTCACGATGCGGAAATGCAAAGCAGGCGAATCGATGAACTTTCCTGATTCACTTGCAGCAAGCTTCAGCAATTCATCTACCTGTTTTTCTGAAAAGCCAAAAGGGTGAATGATCTCATAGATCAATGCCCGGTTATTATACAGCATCAATTGTTTCACCGGGATATGAATTTCATTTCCTTTTACCCGGCAAAGCTTTTTAATCAGCAACTGCGTTGACATATTGTACAGCTGTTCAATTTCTTTAAAGCGGTTGATATTATCAGCAAGATTTTCCTTTACCTGCGGATATACCTTGCTGATAGCCGGAATGATTTCATTCCGAAAAAAATTTCGGGTGTACTTGCTTGAACTGTTCGATGAATCTTCTCTGTACCTCAGTTGATTTTCTTCAGCATAAGCAAGTAACTCCTGCTTGCTAAAAGAGAGCAATGGCCGTTTGATATGACCATAAGAAACAGGAATACATGTAAGTCCATGCAAACCTGTGCCACGGAAGAAATTCATCAGCAGGGTTTCATTATTATCATCTGCATGATGAGCAGTGAGAACAGAAAAGCTGTCCGGATGCAGAAACTCCGGTTGTGCCGCAAGTAATTTCTCATTGACGAGTTCCTCAAACCAATCATAACGCAATACTCTTGCAGCTTCCTGGATGGATAATTTATGTTCAGCAGCATATTTTTCTGTGTCAAAACGCTGAACCTTTACTTCCACCCTGTACTTCTCTCCCAGTGATCTCACAAAAATTTCGTCAGCTTCACTCTCCTCTCCACGTAATTGAAAATTGCAGTGAGCAATGGTGAAATGATACCCGGCTTTAAAACAGAGATCAGTTAATACAACACTATCCACTCCTCCGCTTACCGCAAGGAGCAACTGATCTTTTGGTGAGAAAAGATTATGCTGTTGAATGTATTGTTGAAAAGCATTTATTGAAAGCATTGAACAATCTATTACTTTGATAAAAATCTCATTATTAAAAAAAGAATAAGCCCCAGGAAAGATAAGCCAATGAGAAAAAATCCTCCCATTACAATAATAATCCCTCCGCCGTGTACATTACTGGTATCAGGAATAAAAACAAGAAGCATCCCGATTAATATCGCAGCCGATGTGATGAAATAGGCTCTCTTTGAAACTGTATCGTTGAAAATATTAGGCATAATAAATCAAAACGTCAGTTCCTCCCAGGCTCCTCTTAATTCACCTAAAGCATGCTGCTCTCCTTTTTCTTTGGCAACTTCCATCCCTTTCAGGTACCACTCAATCGCTTTTTCTGTATCATCATTTCGTTCAAACAATTTGCCCAAGTGATAATATGAGCCCACATAGCCGGGTTCATTTGCCAGTAATTCTTCAAACAATTGACGGGCTGTTTCATCATCGCCCAGTTTAATATATTCCAGTGCCAGCGCATGCTTCAGGAAGCTGTCGTTGGGGTTTCCTTCGAGGAATTTCTTTAATTGTTCAACACGATCCATGTGGCTGTTAATTTTTTAAGAACAGGTGTTTGTTTTCAAAATCAAACCTTTATCTTTGTTTTAGTTGCATAAACAACCATTTATTTCCCTGATTAAAAATGATTGCATGCAATATCCATAAAAATTATCAAGCTAATTTATATCACCAGCGATGATAATTTTTGTGGATATACTATGTGGCTGACAATAAAATAAAAATGAACGCATGAAAATTTTAGTTTGTATCAGTAAAACGCCGGACACAACGGCAAAAATAGCCTTCACAGATAACAACACAAAGTTTGTACAGGATGGTGTACAGTGGATTATCAATCCTTACGACGAATGGTATGCCCTTGTGAGGGCCATTGAACTGAAAGAAAAAGACCCCGCCGCTGTTATTCATTTAGTAACTGTTGGTGCTGCTGATACAGAACCCATCATCCGCAAAGCATTGGCATTGGGTGGTGATGAAGCGATTCGTGTAAATGCAGACAGTCATGACAGTTTTTATATCGCTTCCCAAATTGCTGAAATTGCAAAACAGGGAGCTTACGATTTAGTCTTTACCGGTAAGGAAACCATTGATTACAACGGTTCATCTATTGGCGGTATGGTTGCTGAACTACTTGACCAACCTTATGTTTCGCTTGCCACCAAATTTGAACTGAATGGAACAATCGCAACCATTGAACGTGAAATTGAAGGTGGTGAAGAAACCTGCGAAGTAAATCTGCCGGTTGTAGTAAGTTGTCAGAAAGGAATGGCCGAACAACGCATCCCCAACATGAGAGGAATCATGGGTGCACGTACCAAACCATTGAAAGTTGTTGAACCGGTTGCTGTGGAAGCATTAACCAGCGTCGCATCATTTCAGTTACCTCCTGCAAAATCTGGTGTAAAACTGGTTGATCCGGAAAATGTAGGCGAGCTGATTCGTTTACTTCATGAAGAAGCAAAAGCAATTTAAAAATGGATAATTGTTTAATGGATAATTGATAACTGCTTCCATGAAAGAGAATATACTTAAAACAAAAAGCTTTGAATTTGCTGTAAGGATTGTCAACCTCTGGAAATACTTAAAAAAGCAGCATAATGAGTATATCCTTTCACAACAAATTCTGAAAAGCGGAACAGCTATTGGAGCCTTAATCCGTGAAGCAGAACATGGTGAAAGCATGAAAGATTTTATCCATAAACTTACAATCGGGCTGAAAGAAGCAAATGAATCAAAGTATTGGCTGGACCTGCTTGTTGCTTCAGATTTTATAACAAAAGAAATGTTTGACTCATTGAATAAGGATTGTGAAGAGTTACTGAAATTGCTTACAGCAAGTGTAAAAACTTCTAAATCCAAACTGAAATAATTATCATTTATCAATTAACTAATTATCAATTATGAGTATTCTCGTTTTTATAGATGCCGCTGATGGTCATGTAAAAAAATCTTCCTTTGAAGCATTGACCTATGGCGCACAATTGGCCAAACAACTCGGCACAAGTGCTGAAGCTGTTTTATTAGGTACAGTTGCTGATGATGTGGCCGCACTGGGCAAATACGGTGTAACTAAAATTTACCAGGTAAACAGTGACGC
Coding sequences within it:
- a CDS encoding four helix bundle protein; amino-acid sequence: MKENILKTKSFEFAVRIVNLWKYLKKQHNEYILSQQILKSGTAIGALIREAEHGESMKDFIHKLTIGLKEANESKYWLDLLVASDFITKEMFDSLNKDCEELLKLLTASVKTSKSKLK
- a CDS encoding tetratricopeptide repeat protein, with product MDRVEQLKKFLEGNPNDSFLKHALALEYIKLGDDETARQLFEELLANEPGYVGSYYHLGKLFERNDDTEKAIEWYLKGMEVAKEKGEQHALGELRGAWEELTF
- a CDS encoding rhomboid family intramembrane serine protease, coding for MEFTITLAIIAITCIISFTAFNSEKIINDLIFWPPMIKNKNQYYRFITSGFIHADIPHLAFNMITLYFFGRAMELFFIAKIGKLGFIFFYLAGIIVSEIPSYIRHHNNYSYRSLGASGAVTAVLFSFILLAPWQTLYVFFLPLPAIVFALLYVGYTFYMDRRGGDNINHSAHLWGAVWGVVFTILMEPSVVERIKIISCLPFSEQQRKCNFICIKHSHIIGCA
- a CDS encoding 23S rRNA (pseudouridine(1915)-N(3))-methyltransferase RlmH, encoding MKIQFWTVGKAHEPYIKTGVEEFTKRISKYYPVEWTIIPLPKNSGMLSEADLKKKEGEMILDWLQKEDYLIALDERGKQLSSEGLADFIMKRSNESIKNLVFLIGGAYGIDEAVMKRANFKWSLSQLVFPHQLVRLILAEQVYRACSINRNEKYHHS
- a CDS encoding electron transfer flavoprotein subunit beta/FixA family protein codes for the protein MKILVCISKTPDTTAKIAFTDNNTKFVQDGVQWIINPYDEWYALVRAIELKEKDPAAVIHLVTVGAADTEPIIRKALALGGDEAIRVNADSHDSFYIASQIAEIAKQGAYDLVFTGKETIDYNGSSIGGMVAELLDQPYVSLATKFELNGTIATIEREIEGGEETCEVNLPVVVSCQKGMAEQRIPNMRGIMGARTKPLKVVEPVAVEALTSVASFQLPPAKSGVKLVDPENVGELIRLLHEEAKAI